The Chrysemys picta bellii isolate R12L10 chromosome 12, ASM1138683v2, whole genome shotgun sequence genome has a segment encoding these proteins:
- the LOC101951769 gene encoding patatin-like phospholipase domain-containing protein 6 has protein sequence MPIAALCRFPSLGARGALPPPGLRACKRPSPDCVCSCWLVSLWRYVRASMTLSGYLPPLCDPKDGNLVMDGGYINNLPVDIAQNLGPKSVVAIDVGSQDETDLCDYGDSLSGWWLLWKRLNPWAQKVKVPNMAEIQLCLAYVSCVRQLEVVKLSSYCEYICLPIDRFKTMDFSKFDEIYDVGYQHGKVMSSGWSRGDIIEKMVKDQRSADFYESKRMDVLTCPSVGFTDLAEIVSCIEPAKSYLSDGYADGEESDYLTEYEEEGLDPEGGEEELLAPAEWTHTEVFETVSSGLCSLGMACAGPSCFSWGPLQMGELAEVGLRLCLCSGSCRERWSRCCCPCSREQGWAWIPQPLGPCPPSLHKYYEEKSLRHRNSPPPE, from the exons ATGCCTATCGCCGCGCTGTGCAGATTCCCCAGCCTGGGTGCCAGGggcgccctccctcccccggggcTCAGGGCCTGCAAGAGGCCGTCTCCTGACTGCGTCTGTTCCTGCTGGTTAGTCTCTCTGTGGCGGTATGTGCGAGCGAGCATGACCCTTTCCGGGTACCTGCCGCCACTCTGTGACCCCAAGGATGGCAACTTAGTGATGGACGGTGGCTACATCAACAACCTGCCAG TGGACATTGCCCAGAACCTGGGCCCCAAATCAGTGGTCGCCATCGACGTGGGCAGCCAGGACGAGACTGACCTCTGCGACTATGGGGACAGCCTCTCAGGCTGGTGGCTGCTGTGGAAACGCCTCAATCCCTGGGCCCAGAAGGTTAAG gtGCCCAACATGGCGGAGATCCAGTTGTGTCTGGCCTATGTGTCGTGTGTGCGCCAGCTGGAGGTGGTAAAGTTGAGCTCCTACTGCGAATACATTTGCCTGCCCATCGACCGCTTCAAAACCATGGACTTTAGCAAGTTCGACGAGATCTAC GACGTGGGCTACCAGCATGGCAAGGTGATGTCCAGCGGCTGGAGCCGCGGTGACATCATTGAGAAGATGGTGAAGGACCAGCGCTCGGCCGACTTCTACGAGAGCAAGCGCATGGAT GTGCTGACTTGCCCCAGCGTGGGGTTCACTGATCTGGCTGAGATCGTGTCTTGCATCGAGCCGGCCAAGAGCTACCTGTCCGATGGCTATGCTGatg gtgaggaatCTGACTACCTGACGGAGTacgaggaggaagggctggaccctgaggggggagaggaggagctgttAGCACCGGCTGAGTGGACCCACACTGAGGTATTTGAGACTGTAAGCTCTGGTCTCTGCTCCCTGGGGATGGCGTGTGCTGGGCCCAGCTGCTTCTCCTGGGGCCCTCTCCAGATGGGGGAGCTGGCTGAGGTGGGGCTCCGTCTGTGTCTCTGTTCTGGCAGCTGTAGGGAGCGCTGGTCCcgatgctgctgcccatgctccaGGGAGCAAGGGTGGGCCTGGATTCCCCAGCCCCTGGGACCAtgccccccttccctgcacaaaTATT atgaGGAGAAGAGTCTGCGGCACCGCAACTCCCCGCCCCCGGAGTGA